One window from the genome of Bdellovibrio sp. NC01 encodes:
- the phnD gene encoding phosphate/phosphite/phosphonate ABC transporter substrate-binding protein produces the protein MIKLVLLAVSSLLISVVGQAQTVAANEKAPNEITIGLIPGGNPEVLKTQSVELAKELQAKIGLPVNIYISKNYAGLVDAMKSKKVDFAFFTSSTYVFAEQQANAKVLLKKVWNAPFYYSTIIVPAKSKIKKLEDLKGKTIAFVDEQSSSGYLYPKVALQKKHIDDKSFKQVIFSGNHKASIELLEQKKVDAAAVFSDDEKGTQGAWIHFGNGKDKYRSIWMSAPIPNDPFCVRQDFYEEYPKITHTLMFAMIDIMDQAKDKNAYSEILGTQTLMPATSKQYDPVKEMVKALNIELKP, from the coding sequence TTGATTAAGCTCGTTCTTTTAGCTGTATCCTCTTTGCTTATTTCTGTAGTTGGTCAGGCGCAAACTGTCGCCGCCAACGAGAAAGCTCCGAATGAAATTACGATCGGGTTGATCCCCGGCGGTAATCCAGAGGTTCTAAAAACGCAAAGTGTAGAACTTGCTAAAGAATTGCAGGCAAAAATCGGTTTGCCGGTAAATATTTATATCTCTAAAAATTATGCGGGCCTAGTTGATGCAATGAAATCTAAGAAAGTGGATTTCGCTTTCTTTACTTCATCAACTTACGTGTTTGCGGAACAACAAGCGAATGCCAAAGTCTTATTGAAGAAAGTGTGGAATGCCCCTTTCTATTATTCGACGATCATCGTTCCTGCTAAATCTAAGATTAAAAAGTTAGAGGACCTAAAGGGTAAAACGATTGCCTTCGTCGATGAGCAATCTTCTTCAGGTTATTTGTATCCAAAAGTAGCTTTACAAAAGAAGCACATTGATGACAAAAGCTTCAAGCAAGTTATTTTCAGCGGCAATCACAAAGCTTCGATCGAATTGTTAGAGCAAAAAAAGGTCGATGCAGCAGCAGTCTTTAGTGATGATGAAAAAGGGACGCAAGGTGCCTGGATTCATTTTGGTAATGGCAAAGACAAGTACCGTAGCATTTGGATGAGTGCACCGATCCCTAATGATCCATTCTGTGTTCGCCAAGATTTTTACGAAGAGTATCCTAAAATCACCCACACTTTGATGTTCGCGATGATCGATATTATGGATCAGGCGAAAGACAAAAACGCATATTCTGAAATTTTGGGGACTCAAACCTTGATGCCAGCCACTTCTAAACAGTATGATCCTGTTAAGGAGATGGTGAAGGCTCTAAATATCGAGTTAAAACCATAA
- a CDS encoding ABC transporter ATP-binding protein, which yields MAALSVEGLNKTFRGGLFEKDRQVLRDINFSLAEGKTTGFVGSNGAGKTTTIKCLFDFIHPDSGSIKFFGQSINSDVKTRIGYLPERPYLYEFLTGVEFLKLHWNLCYGSNMKDFSARAEESLRKVDLMEAKDRRLRTYSKGMLQRIGIAQAILTRPDLLILDEPMSGLDPDGRAMVKDILKEEQKRGVTLFFSSHLLQDMEELCSDLVVINKGQILYTGALQAFMSEFHSLEKAFQVQKNREASRG from the coding sequence ATGGCAGCTCTTTCTGTCGAAGGATTGAATAAGACATTTCGTGGCGGACTTTTTGAAAAAGACCGTCAGGTTTTGCGCGACATTAATTTCTCTTTGGCAGAAGGCAAAACGACAGGTTTTGTGGGCAGCAATGGCGCCGGTAAAACGACGACTATTAAATGTCTTTTCGACTTTATCCATCCCGATTCAGGCAGCATTAAATTTTTTGGTCAGTCGATCAATAGTGATGTCAAAACGCGAATTGGTTATTTGCCAGAACGTCCTTACCTCTACGAATTCCTGACGGGTGTCGAGTTTCTGAAGCTTCACTGGAATCTGTGTTATGGCTCGAATATGAAAGACTTCTCTGCGCGGGCAGAAGAAAGTCTGCGCAAAGTCGACCTCATGGAAGCGAAAGACCGTCGTTTGCGTACCTATTCTAAGGGTATGTTGCAAAGAATTGGAATTGCGCAAGCGATTCTGACTCGTCCTGATTTGCTTATTTTAGATGAACCGATGTCGGGATTAGATCCCGATGGTCGCGCGATGGTTAAGGACATCCTTAAAGAAGAGCAAAAGCGGGGAGTCACTTTATTTTTCAGCAGTCACTTGCTGCAAGATATGGAAGAGCTGTGCTCAGATCTTGTCGTTATTAATAAAGGACAAATTCTTTATACAGGCGCATTGCAAGCCTTCATGTCTGAATTCCACAGTCTTGAAAAAGCCTTCCAAGTGCAAAAGAATCGCGAGGCTTCGCGTGGCTAA
- a CDS encoding ABC transporter permease, translating to MAKVLTLAKTTLREMLRERVFLVVVVIAVLLFALSFLLGALSLAEQRKILADFGFLGIQVAVLGVSLFSGSYLLAKEIEKQTCLLILSRPVSRDQFILGKILGVLALNVILVASLGVLLALLLGLWNTPAQILSFFEICFSLWMESAVVLCLVIGLSLVVRPVLALSSGFVIFLLGHWLSDLAFFAEKSKEEFFVMAVKVLHWLVPNLYRLNWKSEYFLQNGIPGNQILWMLGHMLGWFLIYLVFTNFFFRRKDIV from the coding sequence GTGGCTAAGGTTTTAACTCTGGCAAAAACAACATTGCGTGAAATGCTCCGAGAAAGAGTGTTCCTCGTTGTCGTAGTGATTGCGGTTCTGCTTTTTGCTTTGAGTTTTCTTTTAGGAGCATTGTCGTTAGCAGAGCAAAGAAAAATCCTGGCCGATTTTGGTTTCTTGGGAATTCAAGTTGCCGTCTTAGGCGTATCGCTCTTTTCTGGTTCTTATTTGTTAGCGAAAGAAATTGAAAAGCAGACGTGCTTATTGATTCTTTCAAGACCGGTCAGTCGTGATCAGTTTATCTTAGGAAAAATTTTGGGCGTTCTGGCGTTGAACGTTATTTTGGTCGCTTCTTTGGGTGTGTTATTAGCGCTGCTGTTGGGATTGTGGAATACGCCTGCACAAATTTTAAGTTTCTTCGAAATTTGTTTCAGTCTGTGGATGGAAAGTGCTGTCGTTTTATGTCTGGTGATTGGACTGAGCTTGGTAGTTCGTCCGGTCCTTGCTCTTTCATCTGGATTTGTGATCTTTCTTCTAGGACACTGGCTTTCTGACTTGGCCTTCTTCGCAGAAAAAAGCAAAGAAGAATTTTTCGTGATGGCCGTTAAAGTTTTGCACTGGTTGGTACCAAATCTTTATCGTCTGAACTGGAAATCAGAATACTTCCTGCAAAATGGAATTCCGGGTAACCAAATTCTGTGGATGTTAGGACATATGCTGGGTTGGTTCTTGATCTATCTTGTATTTACGAACTTCTTCTTTAGGAGAAAAGACATTGTTTGA
- a CDS encoding A24 family peptidase — MFDLDTTFYVLFFVLGAIFGSFGNVIILRLPKEESIVKPRSYCYSCKKPIKWFDNIPILSWFILRGKCRNCGAKFSFRYPMVEIITGVLFALSYHYAGLTWSLLEYLIFCFGLVVCTFIDLDHMILPDEFTLSGIVIGLIGAWLNPQREFMDAFFGVLMGGGFLWGMAYVYYLMTKQEGMGGGDIKLLAWIGAILGWKAIPFVIMSSAIIGSVVGLVAARKQKAGLKTVIPFGPYLALGAVIYLFGGQTIALWYLDLFLPGIS, encoded by the coding sequence TTGTTTGATCTCGATACCACATTTTATGTTCTTTTCTTTGTTTTAGGCGCCATTTTTGGCAGCTTTGGTAATGTCATTATTCTGCGTTTACCAAAAGAAGAAAGTATCGTGAAACCTCGCAGTTATTGTTACAGCTGCAAAAAACCTATCAAATGGTTCGATAATATTCCTATTTTAAGCTGGTTCATCTTGCGCGGAAAATGCCGCAACTGTGGCGCGAAATTCTCGTTCCGCTATCCCATGGTTGAAATCATTACGGGGGTTTTGTTCGCACTCAGCTATCATTATGCAGGTCTTACTTGGTCTTTGCTTGAATATTTGATTTTCTGTTTTGGCCTCGTCGTGTGCACATTTATTGATCTTGATCACATGATTTTGCCGGATGAATTTACTCTTTCAGGTATTGTGATTGGCTTGATCGGAGCGTGGTTGAATCCTCAGCGCGAATTCATGGACGCTTTCTTTGGCGTTCTGATGGGCGGCGGATTTTTGTGGGGCATGGCTTACGTTTATTATTTGATGACGAAACAAGAAGGCATGGGTGGGGGAGATATCAAACTCCTTGCGTGGATCGGTGCGATTCTTGGTTGGAAAGCAATTCCGTTCGTGATTATGTCTTCTGCCATCATCGGAAGTGTCGTTGGTTTGGTCGCAGCCAGAAAACAAAAGGCTGGACTAAAGACTGTGATTCCGTTCGGACCTTACCTTGCTTTGGGCGCGGTTATTTATCTTTTCGGTGGCCAGACAATCGCACTGTGGTACCTAGACCTTTTTCTCCCAGGTATTAGTTAG
- the pilM gene encoding type IV pilus assembly protein PilM gives MFFKSKKVIGLDIGTSSIKLAEMDFSGKGAQLLSFGFAPTPANAVSGGEIVDIASVGVAVQQLVNEVQSKRKNIATAMWGTAVIVKKITIPKMDKKLIRDQIRFEAEQYIPFDINNISLAHHILAGSGSPDTMDVLLIAAQNELVTQYTQVIEVSGLNCGVLDVSGFALANSFEMNYGRIPGEVIGILNFGASITNFVVLQNGEVIFCRDIPVGGANYTNEIHKAMGVTVPEAEALKLSAVSKREVPDDVHAIISATNEAVTEEIRSSLDFLSATTNGLILNRCFYTGGSSVTSGLVETVSRVTGIQMEQFNPFIKVKANPKKFSQEYLDQISSFAGVVTGLAIREMGDDT, from the coding sequence ATGTTTTTTAAATCAAAGAAAGTTATCGGGCTCGATATCGGAACGAGCTCTATAAAATTAGCAGAGATGGACTTCAGTGGAAAAGGAGCCCAACTGCTATCTTTTGGTTTTGCACCAACGCCTGCCAACGCCGTATCTGGTGGTGAAATTGTCGATATCGCCTCTGTCGGTGTCGCGGTTCAACAACTGGTTAATGAAGTTCAATCCAAAAGAAAAAATATTGCCACAGCGATGTGGGGAACTGCGGTTATCGTTAAGAAAATCACAATTCCTAAGATGGATAAAAAACTGATTCGTGACCAAATTCGTTTCGAAGCAGAACAATATATTCCATTCGATATCAATAACATCAGCTTGGCCCATCATATTCTTGCGGGCAGCGGCTCTCCTGACACGATGGATGTGTTATTGATTGCTGCCCAAAACGAACTTGTCACTCAATACACACAAGTTATTGAAGTCAGCGGGTTGAATTGTGGCGTTTTAGATGTCAGCGGTTTCGCTTTGGCGAACTCGTTTGAAATGAACTATGGCCGCATTCCCGGTGAAGTCATTGGTATCCTTAACTTCGGTGCATCGATCACAAACTTCGTGGTCTTGCAAAATGGCGAAGTGATTTTCTGTCGTGACATTCCAGTGGGTGGCGCAAACTACACAAATGAAATCCATAAAGCGATGGGCGTGACAGTTCCTGAAGCTGAAGCACTTAAATTGAGCGCGGTTTCAAAACGCGAAGTGCCTGACGACGTTCATGCGATCATCAGCGCAACCAACGAAGCCGTGACTGAAGAGATTCGTTCAAGCTTGGACTTCTTAAGTGCAACGACGAACGGTTTGATCTTGAATCGCTGTTTCTACACAGGCGGAAGCTCTGTCACATCGGGACTGGTTGAAACGGTTTCGCGCGTAACAGGCATCCAAATGGAGCAATTCAATCCATTTATCAAAGTAAAAGCGAATCCAAAAAAATTCTCTCAAGAATACTTGGATCAAATCAGCTCATTCGCAGGCGTAGTAACCGGCCTAGCCATCCGCGAGATGGGAGACGACACATGA
- a CDS encoding PilN domain-containing protein produces the protein MIKINLASSGVGSTASINASLGISSDGYLSPDEVRKEALKRLIVMLIPAIGLYAYQQQNVPQKQAEFNSKQQMLAELSNYNSKQAASVAEIKKFKEDEALIEARIAALDKISKDRHREIRVLDLLQQVIPEKAWLTQIKITPEKVTVQGLAISDFEVSSFLEALTKSVFLMDVNLVSSSETSVDGVSLKKFEISCLLERPQ, from the coding sequence ATGATTAAAATCAATCTAGCGTCTTCCGGCGTCGGCTCAACCGCTTCAATCAATGCATCTTTGGGTATTTCGTCTGATGGTTATCTTTCGCCAGATGAAGTACGTAAAGAGGCTCTTAAGCGTCTTATCGTGATGTTGATTCCAGCAATCGGTTTGTATGCGTACCAGCAGCAAAATGTTCCGCAAAAACAAGCGGAGTTTAATTCGAAACAACAAATGCTTGCAGAGTTGAGCAATTACAATTCTAAACAAGCGGCCTCTGTTGCAGAGATTAAAAAGTTTAAAGAAGACGAGGCTCTTATTGAAGCGCGTATTGCAGCTTTAGATAAGATCTCTAAAGATCGTCATCGTGAAATTCGCGTCTTGGATCTTTTGCAACAGGTGATCCCAGAGAAAGCTTGGTTAACTCAAATCAAGATCACTCCTGAAAAAGTCACTGTCCAAGGTCTCGCGATTAGTGATTTTGAAGTTTCAAGTTTCTTAGAGGCTCTGACAAAGAGTGTATTCTTGATGGACGTAAATCTTGTAAGTTCGAGCGAAACGTCGGTCGATGGTGTTAGCTTGAAGAAGTTTGAAATTAGTTGTCTTCTGGAGCGTCCACAATGA
- a CDS encoding type 4a pilus biogenesis protein PilO, whose product MNKFFETISGYTIGKAFIIGLAIGAFYYFTIYDDGSSIDAQMVTINQQLQEQEAKKKDTDATLKQVREMQDKVGRLSTQYQEISRRLPSALFSIDINKSIDGFGRNAGVNIKSKKPGENLKKEVVEEVPVEVELEGSYGELAQFVYLVSSAERMSRVKNITISDSSPTGGSRKLSFKGQVVGYKLAPEKPKAETTK is encoded by the coding sequence ATGAATAAATTCTTTGAGACAATTTCCGGATACACGATTGGTAAAGCATTCATAATCGGTTTAGCGATTGGTGCCTTCTATTATTTCACGATTTATGATGACGGTTCTTCGATCGACGCACAAATGGTGACGATTAACCAGCAGTTACAAGAGCAAGAAGCTAAGAAAAAAGATACTGATGCTACTTTGAAGCAAGTACGAGAGATGCAGGACAAAGTCGGACGCTTGAGTACGCAGTATCAAGAAATTTCACGTCGCTTACCTTCAGCTTTATTTTCAATCGACATCAATAAGTCTATTGATGGCTTTGGAAGAAATGCAGGCGTAAACATTAAATCGAAGAAACCTGGTGAAAACCTTAAAAAGGAAGTCGTTGAAGAAGTTCCTGTTGAGGTTGAATTAGAAGGATCATACGGCGAGCTGGCTCAATTTGTATATCTTGTGTCATCTGCGGAACGTATGTCGCGTGTTAAGAATATTACTATCAGTGATTCTTCCCCAACGGGTGGATCAAGAAAATTAAGTTTTAAAGGACAAGTTGTAGGTTACAAGCTTGCTCCTGAAAAACCGAAAGCGGAGACGACTAAGTGA
- a CDS encoding pilus assembly protein PilP, with translation MKSVRWMMSYILVASLGLWLAFAVSMKFMAPAHSQEAPSNGDLPPEFMKEVEATQVPSGKAAPSATPSAQPVTTPAATPKMGSNPSSTAAQPTQPAQQQVPPPPPAMGDEMPLGDSMTAPQASQGTNTMPRDEYIYDPTGKRDPFKPFKVLRPIAKNEKTEIPLEPLQRFEVDRLQIVGILWDVKTPRAMVRDPDGAVYTVTKNSKIGRNEGFVAAIREGEIVVVETKYEEGKPVKETRVMEFKK, from the coding sequence GTGAAATCTGTAAGATGGATGATGTCTTACATTCTAGTTGCCAGTCTTGGACTTTGGCTCGCCTTTGCGGTGAGTATGAAGTTCATGGCGCCCGCGCATTCTCAAGAGGCTCCAAGCAATGGCGATCTTCCTCCGGAATTTATGAAGGAAGTTGAAGCCACTCAAGTGCCGAGCGGCAAAGCGGCGCCAAGTGCAACGCCATCAGCGCAACCAGTGACGACACCAGCGGCTACTCCGAAAATGGGAAGCAATCCTTCTTCGACTGCGGCGCAACCAACGCAGCCGGCTCAGCAGCAAGTTCCTCCACCTCCACCAGCGATGGGTGATGAGATGCCATTGGGTGACTCGATGACTGCGCCGCAAGCGTCTCAAGGTACAAACACGATGCCGAGAGATGAATATATTTACGATCCAACTGGTAAAAGGGATCCTTTCAAACCATTCAAAGTACTTCGTCCTATTGCAAAAAACGAAAAGACGGAAATCCCTTTAGAACCACTACAAAGATTTGAAGTTGATCGTCTGCAAATCGTCGGAATCTTGTGGGACGTCAAAACTCCACGAGCGATGGTTCGTGATCCAGATGGAGCTGTGTATACTGTTACTAAGAACTCTAAAATCGGTCGTAACGAAGGATTTGTTGCGGCAATTCGCGAGGGTGAAATCGTCGTCGTAGAAACAAAATACGAAGAAGGAAAACCTGTTAAAGAAACTCGCGTGATGGAATTTAAAAAGTAG
- a CDS encoding type IV pilus secretin PilQ, translating into MNGFIRLMIVSAMIATLTSCASHPSRSGDDLSLDDEASAEVSTDSAAAPASGNSDEFADFDETPADKQAKASKEAAPAAPAGDQDLAIEDELNQANGQQAATPPAETIPPAAEAPPAETSPTEDPFANSGIADAPAPAPEAAPAETIPAPMQESAPAVHEVAQAGSPANITDLKFKANETGGTVIVQGDRPLTFTTRANPDLHQYIVEVDNAILPEKLKRSLNTRDIKGAVGAIDAYQNPGSTTARFVIQMREGSSEPAVQSEGNSLLIVASGAGAPSPETLAATEETTESKILPSQNLTEFLAGNSQFYGKKISIETNSMDIRDALNFITEESGVNMVLSDEVKGNVSLKLRQVPWDQALVVIMRARKLGYTRQGNVLRIAPLADLKAEEDDANKLAVARKNLEPLKVRMFPISYAKVDELEKKIKDFLGDRGKVVGDLRTNALVVTDIEDNLDRIAKLITSLDTQPQQVLIEGKIVEAQEDFARDIGVSWSASGSTVKLGNGSRGPVNMTPKFGVNPGKGTGGTNFNFGLDIGTLDVFGSISAALALSESENKVKVLASPRIFTMSNEKADINQTTEVPVKQVTVNGTSNQTSFQFKPLTLKLEVTPQVTSDGSVIMKVSVNRQFQGAVVDAQLGSFQVNSREANTRVLVKNGQTAVIGGIYQNDIQDGETGVPWFREVPVVGWLFKTKTIRKTKSELLIFLTPRIMGQVDSVSKDI; encoded by the coding sequence ATGAACGGATTCATTAGATTAATGATTGTAAGTGCAATGATTGCCACTTTGACTTCTTGTGCAAGTCATCCTTCTCGCAGTGGTGATGATCTATCTTTAGATGATGAAGCTTCAGCAGAAGTTTCAACTGACTCTGCGGCGGCACCTGCTTCGGGCAACTCTGACGAGTTTGCTGATTTCGATGAAACACCGGCAGACAAACAAGCAAAAGCATCGAAAGAAGCTGCTCCTGCGGCGCCAGCTGGCGACCAAGATTTAGCAATTGAAGATGAGTTGAACCAAGCTAATGGTCAACAGGCTGCAACTCCTCCTGCAGAGACAATTCCGCCTGCTGCGGAAGCGCCTCCGGCCGAAACTTCTCCAACAGAAGATCCGTTTGCGAACAGTGGTATTGCGGATGCGCCAGCTCCGGCTCCAGAAGCTGCTCCAGCTGAAACAATTCCTGCTCCAATGCAAGAATCTGCTCCGGCCGTTCACGAAGTTGCACAGGCAGGATCTCCAGCCAACATCACGGATCTAAAATTTAAAGCGAATGAGACGGGTGGAACTGTGATCGTTCAAGGTGACCGTCCATTGACGTTCACAACGCGCGCGAATCCAGATCTTCATCAATATATCGTAGAAGTTGATAATGCTATTCTGCCTGAGAAATTAAAAAGATCGTTAAACACTCGCGACATCAAAGGGGCGGTTGGCGCGATCGATGCTTATCAAAATCCGGGATCAACGACAGCGCGATTTGTAATTCAAATGCGTGAGGGTTCTTCCGAACCAGCAGTTCAGTCAGAGGGCAATAGTCTTTTGATCGTAGCATCAGGAGCCGGTGCTCCGTCTCCTGAAACTCTTGCCGCAACTGAAGAAACAACAGAATCAAAAATTCTTCCAAGCCAAAACTTGACTGAATTTTTGGCCGGCAATAGTCAGTTCTACGGTAAGAAAATTTCGATCGAAACAAACAGTATGGATATCCGCGACGCTTTGAACTTCATCACAGAAGAAAGCGGCGTGAATATGGTTCTTTCGGACGAAGTAAAAGGCAATGTCAGCTTAAAGCTTCGCCAAGTGCCTTGGGACCAAGCTCTTGTTGTGATCATGCGCGCACGTAAACTTGGTTACACTCGCCAAGGAAACGTTCTTCGTATCGCTCCTTTGGCAGATTTGAAGGCCGAAGAAGATGATGCAAATAAACTAGCGGTTGCTCGTAAAAATCTAGAGCCACTTAAAGTACGCATGTTTCCAATCAGCTACGCGAAAGTGGATGAATTGGAAAAGAAAATCAAAGATTTCTTGGGTGATCGCGGTAAAGTTGTAGGTGACTTGCGCACGAATGCTTTAGTCGTAACGGACATCGAAGATAACTTGGATCGTATCGCAAAATTGATCACGAGTTTAGATACGCAACCACAGCAAGTTTTGATCGAAGGTAAGATCGTAGAGGCTCAAGAAGACTTCGCACGCGATATTGGTGTGAGTTGGTCAGCAAGCGGTTCGACGGTTAAGTTGGGTAACGGTAGCCGTGGCCCAGTAAACATGACACCTAAGTTTGGTGTGAACCCAGGCAAAGGCACTGGTGGTACTAACTTCAACTTCGGGTTAGATATCGGAACGCTCGATGTTTTCGGTTCGATCTCTGCGGCTTTGGCATTGTCTGAATCTGAGAATAAAGTGAAGGTCTTGGCTTCCCCACGTATCTTCACTATGAGTAATGAAAAAGCTGACATTAATCAAACGACTGAAGTTCCAGTTAAACAAGTGACTGTAAATGGTACGTCCAACCAGACTTCGTTCCAGTTTAAGCCATTGACGTTAAAACTTGAGGTAACTCCACAAGTTACGTCTGATGGATCTGTTATAATGAAGGTGTCCGTGAACAGACAGTTCCAAGGCGCGGTTGTGGACGCTCAATTGGGAAGTTTCCAAGTGAACTCTCGTGAAGCGAATACTCGTGTGCTAGTGAAAAACGGTCAGACGGCGGTTATCGGTGGTATCTATCAAAACGATATCCAAGATGGCGAAACGGGTGTTCCATGGTTCCGTGAAGTGCCTGTTGTGGGCTGGTTGTTTAAGACTAAAACGATTCGTAAAACGAAATCGGAATTGTTGATCTTCTTAACTCCAAGAATTATGGGGCAAGTAGACAGCGTTTCGAAAGACATCTAA
- a CDS encoding replication-associated recombination protein A: MDLFSASAAAHSSSPLSEILRPKNLDEIIGQEKTLGPQSKLGQMLRKGYLPSLIVWGPPGTGKTTFALALSQHFNAHFVNLNAVDTGAKALREVGEQGRDRRIQFQQKTVLFVDEIHRFNKSQQDVLLPFVEKGDLVLIGATTENPSYELNRALLSRCRVVVFERLTEENLRQILTRAGAHYKKSIDQILTPEAIENLLQYSDGDARRLINSLEILYNFSKDMDGELMDMAEMRELLQQNPLGYDKASEMHYDLISAFIKSVRGSDPDAAVYYLARMLDGGEDPIFIARRLIILASEDIGNADPRGISVAIAGLQAVEAIGLPEGAITLAQVTTYLASCPKSNAAYMALNNARALVEQTRTLPVPLHLRSAKTALAKDLGYGKDYKYPHNYPTGWTEQSYLPEEVKDAKLYEPTTHGFEKTIREYLNWMKNRKSE, translated from the coding sequence ATGGACCTATTCTCAGCCTCTGCCGCAGCCCACAGTTCTTCGCCACTTTCCGAGATTCTTCGCCCGAAAAATCTCGACGAGATTATTGGCCAAGAAAAAACTCTGGGCCCGCAATCAAAGCTGGGACAAATGCTCCGCAAAGGCTATTTGCCAAGTCTCATTGTCTGGGGGCCTCCGGGCACGGGCAAAACGACATTTGCACTGGCTCTGTCGCAACACTTTAACGCACACTTCGTAAATCTCAATGCCGTAGACACAGGTGCCAAAGCACTCCGAGAAGTGGGCGAGCAAGGTCGCGACCGTCGCATTCAATTCCAGCAAAAGACAGTTCTTTTCGTAGACGAAATTCATCGTTTCAATAAATCCCAACAAGACGTCCTTCTGCCATTCGTGGAAAAAGGCGATCTTGTCCTGATTGGTGCAACGACAGAAAACCCAAGCTACGAGCTAAATCGCGCCTTGCTTAGCCGTTGTCGTGTCGTCGTATTTGAACGCCTGACAGAGGAAAACTTAAGACAAATTCTAACAAGAGCCGGCGCTCACTACAAAAAATCCATCGATCAAATTCTAACTCCAGAGGCGATTGAAAATTTACTGCAGTATTCAGACGGCGATGCGCGCAGACTGATCAACAGTCTCGAAATCCTGTACAACTTCTCTAAAGACATGGATGGCGAGTTGATGGACATGGCAGAAATGCGCGAGCTCCTTCAACAAAATCCACTGGGCTACGATAAAGCCTCAGAGATGCACTACGACCTGATCTCCGCATTCATCAAGAGTGTCAGAGGCAGCGATCCAGATGCAGCAGTTTATTATCTCGCAAGAATGCTTGATGGCGGCGAAGATCCAATCTTCATCGCAAGAAGACTTATCATTCTTGCCTCCGAAGATATCGGTAATGCCGACCCCCGCGGAATTTCCGTAGCCATCGCGGGTTTACAAGCCGTCGAAGCGATCGGTCTTCCAGAGGGCGCAATCACGCTTGCGCAAGTAACGACGTATTTAGCGTCATGCCCGAAATCAAATGCGGCTTACATGGCTCTCAATAATGCGCGCGCCTTAGTTGAGCAAACGCGTACTCTGCCAGTGCCGCTTCATCTAAGATCTGCAAAAACAGCTCTGGCAAAGGATCTTGGTTACGGCAAAGACTATAAGTATCCACACAACTATCCAACCGGTTGGACAGAGCAAAGCTATCTTCCTGAAGAAGTTAAAGACGCAAAACTCTATGAGCCAACGACTCACGGCTTTGAAAAAACCATTCGTGAATATCTCAATTGGATGAAGAACCGCAAATCAGAATAA
- a CDS encoding cupin domain-containing protein translates to MIITRWQAPIIPSKAQVNLILESEGLEPYEEVYEPQTKIPDHRHPFAEVRIVVEGEMLFNISGNQFVLRPGDRVEIPANTKHAHTAHGTVPCVCICAQRAI, encoded by the coding sequence ATGATCATCACACGTTGGCAAGCACCTATCATTCCGAGCAAAGCACAAGTAAATCTGATTCTTGAATCAGAAGGTCTTGAGCCGTACGAGGAAGTGTATGAGCCACAAACGAAAATTCCAGATCATCGTCATCCGTTCGCTGAAGTGCGTATCGTTGTAGAAGGCGAAATGCTCTTTAACATCTCAGGGAATCAATTTGTATTGAGACCCGGTGATCGCGTAGAGATTCCCGCTAATACAAAACACGCACATACCGCTCATGGAACTGTTCCATGTGTCTGCATCTGTGCTCAAAGAGCTATATAA